GTGATCCCGAACCAGCGGTCGGAGCCGTTCGATGGCTGCCGCCCCCTCGGCGTCGGGCTCGGTCGCCAGGTCCCGTTGCTGTCTCGGATCCGAGGGGCGGTGATAGAGCTCCGCGGTTTCGGTGTTCGTGTTCTCGATGTAGGTCCACTCGTCGGTCCGGGCGCTCACGAGGAGATCCCCGTCGTCGAGGTCGCGCGGGATCGGCTGTTGGGTAATCTCCTCGCCGCGGACCGTCACCGAGAGCACCGGCTCCTCGGCGGGGCGATCGCCGCTGCGAACAGACTCCACGAGCGAGTCGCCCGCCCACGTCGCCGGCGACGGGACCCCGAGGAGCTCACAGACCGTCGGCGGGACCGCATCGAGCCCGACTGCTCCCTCGATCCGCCGGGCGTCGGAATCGGGCGCGTCGACGAGCAGCGGCACGTGCAGCAGTTCGTCGTATAGTTTGGGGTAGTGTGCGAGGTGGCCGTGGTCTTGGAACTCCTCGCCGTGATCCCCGGCGACGACGACCGCCGTCTCCTCGCGGGCACCGCTTTCCGACAGCGCCTCGAGGACGCGCCCGATGCTCGCGTCGACCTGACGCACCGTCGCCTGATAGAGCGTCCGCAGGTCCGCGAGGGTTCGCTCGCCGACGTCCCTGCCGAGCCCCGCCCGGGCGTGGGCCAGCAGCATCTGCGGGGTACCGAGCGGCGCCGAGGAGACCTCCCGGAAGTGCCGCGGTGCGGGCGCGTAGGGCGTGTGGGGGTCCATGTAGTGGATCCAGAGGAAAAACGGCTCCTCGCGGCCCTCGATGAACGACGTCGCGTGCTTCTCGACGTCGAGCATCCGCGAGGCGTCCATAAAGGGGCGGTCGTCGTCCCCGCCGCGGGCCCGCGAGAGGAGGCGACGAACCGGCGAGCTCGCGAGCTGGAGCCACGCCTCGACGGTCGGATGGGCCGCGAGGTATCGCCCGTAGAGCGACCCGGCGTCGGCGACGAACGACTCGAACTCCCCGAACCCGTCGTCGTACCCCCAGTGGTCGGTGAGAAAGCCGTTCGCGGCGTTGAACCCGCCCGTCTCGAAGCCGGCGTCGGCGAGGACCTCGGCGAGCGTCTCGCTTTCGGTGACGCCGATAGCCCCTGAGTCTGCGAAAACCGGACGGGAGGCCAACAGCCCCGGAAACGAAAACGGCGTCCAGTTACCGGTCGCGAAGGCGTGCTCGAAGACTGTCCCGCGCTCGGCGAGGCGCTCGAGGGATGGCGTCCGGTACTCGTCGCTGTACGGTCCGATCGCGTCCGCACGCAGCGAATCGACCGTGATCAGAACCACGTTACTGCAGTCAGTGTCTGTTGTCATGCCAGAGGACGGCCGGTTTCGACGCTGGGCGGATGTGACCCCGATTCCGCCCGGTGGCGACGACGAGACGTCGTCCGGCATACGTCGAACACACCGACCCGATACGGCGCTATAAACGGGGCGACCTACTCAACGTTGCGATACTCTTTCCTATCGGTGGTTCGTCGCTTTGGCCCGCGCGTCCTGGGCGCCCTCGACGGTCTCCTCGACCGCCTCGCAGCCCGCCTCGTGGAGCAAGTCCCCGACGACGATCACGTCGGCGTACTGAGCCATCGTATTGGCTGACTCGTAGTCGCCGATGCCACCGCCATAAAAGAGGGTCGCCTCCTCTAGGGCCTCGCTTGCGGCCCGCACCTTCTCCGGATCCCCGAAGGTGCCCGAGTACTCGATGTAGACGATGGGCTGGCCGAGCATCTTCTCCGCGACTTCAGCGTATGCAGCCACGTCCTCCGCGGTCTGCTGGCAGTCGGCTTGTGTTAGTTCTGCAACGCTCGCCTCGGGGTTGAGAACGATGTAGGCCTCGGTGAACGTCCGATCCCAGTCGATGTCATCGATCTTGACCCACTCCTTGTGGAACCCGATCGCCCACGAGATATCGCCCGCGTTGAGGACGACCGGCACGAGATAGCCGTCGAGCGCCTTGTCGTCGACGACTACCGCGGGGTTCGACGGCTCCTGATACAGCGGCACGTCGTACTTCGCGCAGGCGTCGATCACCTCTTGCATCTTCTCTTCGGTCATATCGAGGGTGCCACCGATCTCGATGGCGTCGGTTCCGGTTCGACAGACGTCCTCGAAGCTGTCGCCCGGAGCCAGGTCCTTGTCGGGATCGACCTTGACGATGTGATCCCAATCGGTCCACGATTCGCTCATACCGACTCAATTCTAAGGACGTGCTAAAACCCCTTCGGTGGGTTCGGAAGGGAAGCGATAGCGGCCCCGAGTAGCCACAGTTTTCCTCCCGCACTCGAACCCACACCCATGAGCGACGAGTCCGACCGCAACGTCTACGGCACCGAACTCCGTCCCTGTAGCGTCGACCCCGAGACAGGCTTCCTACGGGACGGCCACTGCCGACACCTCCGGCGGGATCCGGGCCGCCACGAGGTCTGTGCGGTACTGACCGAGGCGTTCCTGACCTTCAGCAAAGCGCAGGGAAACGACCTGACGACGCCCCAGCCCGAGTTCGGCTTTCCCGGGCTCGAACCGGGCGATCGCTGGTGTCTCTGTCTGCCCCGCTGGATCGAGGCCCGCGAAGCGGGGCACGCACCCCCGATCGTGCTCGAGGCGACCCACGAGCGTGTTCTCGACGAGATCGATCCCGACACGCTCCGGGAGTACGAGCTCGACCCGCGGGCCGAGGAAACGGGAGACGAGTAGGGACGTCCCTCAGCCCGCTTTCGCCTGCCACTTGCGAACCCGATCGGCGCTGATACCCTCGACCTCGTTTGCGACGGTCTCG
The DNA window shown above is from Halalkalicoccus jeotgali B3 and carries:
- a CDS encoding phosphoglycerol geranylgeranyltransferase: MSESWTDWDHIVKVDPDKDLAPGDSFEDVCRTGTDAIEIGGTLDMTEEKMQEVIDACAKYDVPLYQEPSNPAVVVDDKALDGYLVPVVLNAGDISWAIGFHKEWVKIDDIDWDRTFTEAYIVLNPEASVAELTQADCQQTAEDVAAYAEVAEKMLGQPIVYIEYSGTFGDPEKVRAASEALEEATLFYGGGIGDYESANTMAQYADVIVVGDLLHEAGCEAVEETVEGAQDARAKATNHR
- a CDS encoding DUF2237 family protein, which codes for MSDESDRNVYGTELRPCSVDPETGFLRDGHCRHLRRDPGRHEVCAVLTEAFLTFSKAQGNDLTTPQPEFGFPGLEPGDRWCLCLPRWIEAREAGHAPPIVLEATHERVLDEIDPDTLREYELDPRAEETGDE
- a CDS encoding sulfatase, with the protein product MTTDTDCSNVVLITVDSLRADAIGPYSDEYRTPSLERLAERGTVFEHAFATGNWTPFSFPGLLASRPVFADSGAIGVTESETLAEVLADAGFETGGFNAANGFLTDHWGYDDGFGEFESFVADAGSLYGRYLAAHPTVEAWLQLASSPVRRLLSRARGGDDDRPFMDASRMLDVEKHATSFIEGREEPFFLWIHYMDPHTPYAPAPRHFREVSSAPLGTPQMLLAHARAGLGRDVGERTLADLRTLYQATVRQVDASIGRVLEALSESGAREETAVVVAGDHGEEFQDHGHLAHYPKLYDELLHVPLLVDAPDSDARRIEGAVGLDAVPPTVCELLGVPSPATWAGDSLVESVRSGDRPAEEPVLSVTVRGEEITQQPIPRDLDDGDLLVSARTDEWTYIENTNTETAELYHRPSDPRQQRDLATEPDAEGAAAIERLRPLVRDHARSLERDETAQVSADEAVEKRLEALGYR